From the Brassica napus cultivar Da-Ae chromosome A8, Da-Ae, whole genome shotgun sequence genome, one window contains:
- the LOC106418768 gene encoding DEAD-box ATP-dependent RNA helicase 5-like isoform X2: MSGKKQELPVSDKPLAAVESPMTETIKKKKKKSKHSEESQEVEVPQEVTNGEELSNKEKKKEKRKREENEMENKKKKEADKVPEDSGVSNGGESEQKVVVTGKDVEEAKYAALTSFAESKLPENVLDCCKTFQKPSPIQSHSWPFLLDGRDLIGIAKTGSGKTLAFGIPAIMHMLKKNKKGKGTRNPTCLVLSPTRELAVQISDVLSEAGEPCGLKSICVYGGSSKRPQINAIRSGVDIVIGTPGRLRDLIDSNELRLSDVSFVVLDEADRMLDMGFEEPVRFILSKTNKVRQMVMFSATWPMEVHKLAQEFMDPNPVKVVIGSVDLAANHDVLQIIEVLDDRARDQRLVALLEKYHKSQKNRVLVFALYKVEADRLERFLQTRGWKAVSIHGNKAQSERTRSLALFKEGSCPLLVATDVAARGLDIPDVEVVINYSFPLTTEDYVHRIGRTGRAGKKGVAHTFFTQQNKGLAGELVNVLREAKQVVPADLLKFGTHVKKKESKLYGPHFKDIAADAPKAKKITFADSDD; encoded by the exons atgtctGGTAAAAAGCAAGAGCTTCCCGTCTCCGACAAACCCTTAGCCGCTGTCGAGAGTCCGATGACAGAAacgatcaagaagaagaagaagaagagtaaacACTCAGAGGAAAGTCAGGAAGTCGAAGTGCCTCAAGAGGTCACCAACGGTGAGGAGTTGAGtaacaaagagaagaagaaggagaagcgtAAGAGAGAGGAGAATGAGAtggagaacaagaagaagaaggaagctgATAAAGTTCCTGAAGATTCAGGTGTGAGCAACGGAGGAGAGAGTGAACAGAAAGTTGTCGTTACCGGAAAAGATGTGGAGGAAGCAAAGTACGCAGCTTTAACATCTTTCGCTGAATCAAAGTTGCCTGAGAATGTTCTCGATTGCTGCAAGACTTTCCAGAAGCCTTCTCCGATTCAGTCTCACTCATGGCCGTTTCTGTTAGATGGTCGTGATCTTATCGGCATTGCCAAAACTGGTTCAG GTAAGACATTGGCGTTTGGGATTCCTGCGATTATGCACATgttgaagaagaacaagaagggTAAAGGAACAAGGAACCCGACATGTCTTGTTCTTTCTCCGACAAGAGAGTTAGCTGTTCAG ATATCTGATGTTTTGAGTGAAGCTGGAGAACCGTGTGGTTTGAAATCGATTTGTGTGTATGGTGGAAGCTCTAAGAGGCCTCAAATCAACGCTATTCGATCTGGAGTT GATATTGTCATTGGTACGCCAGGTCGTTTGAGAGATCTGATTGACTCTAATGAGCTTCGTCTCTCTGATGTTTCCTTTGTG GTGTTGGATGAAGCAGATCGAATGCTTGATATGGGTTTCGAGGAACCAGTCCGGTTTATACTGAGCAAGACGAATAAAG TTCGTCAGATGGTTATGTTCAGTGCAACTTGGCCTATGGAAGTTCACAAATTGGCTCAGGAATTCATGGATCCAAACCCTGTCAAG GTAGTCATAGGTTCTGTAGACTTAGCTGCCAACCACGACGTTTTGCAAATCATCGAG GTCTTGGACGATCGTGCTCGTGACCAGCGCCTAGTTGCTTTACTAGAAAAATACCACAAGTCTCAAAA AAACAGGGTTTTGGTGTTTGCCTTATACAAGGTGGAAGCTGACCGTCTTGAGCGTTTTCTTCAGACAAG AGGCTGGAAAGCTGTATCTATACATGGAAACAAAGCACAGAGCGAACGTACCAGGTCTTTGGCATTGTTCAAAGAAGGATCCTGTCCGTTGCTG GTGGCTACTGATGTGGCAGCAAGAGGGCTCGATATCCCGGACGTGGAAGTTGTGATAAACTACAGTTTCCCTTTGACAACAGAGGATTATGTTCACAGAATCGGGAGAACGGGAAGAGCAGGTAAAAAGGGCGTTGCACACACCTTCTTCACACAACAGAACAAG GGTCTTGCCGGAGAGCTAGTGAATGTTCTCAGGGAAGCTAAACAAGTCGTGCCCGCTGATCTTTTGAAGTTTGGCACTCATGTAAAGAAAAAG GAATCAAAACTGTATGGACCTCATTTCAAAGATATTGCAGCTGATGCTCCAAAAGCTAAGAAGATCACATTTGCTGATTCTGACGATTAG
- the LOC106418768 gene encoding DEAD-box ATP-dependent RNA helicase 5-like isoform X1: MSGKKQELPVSDKPLAAVESPMTETIKKKKKKSKHSEESQEVEVPQEVTNGEELSNKEKKKEKRKREENEMENKKKKEADKVPEDSGVSNGGESEQKVVVTGKDVEEAKYAALTSFAESKLPENVLDCCKTFQKPSPIQSHSWPFLLDGRDLIGIAKTGSGKTLAFGIPAIMHMLKKNKKGKGTRNPTCLVLSPTRELAVQISDVLSEAGEPCGLKSICVYGGSSKRPQINAIRSGVDIVIGTPGRLRDLIDSNELRLSDVSFVVLDEADRMLDMGFEEPVRFILSKTNKVRQMVMFSATWPMEVHKLAQEFMDPNPVKVVIGSVDLAANHDVLQIIEVCSVFPLQIISPPFNNMSLFCLQMQVLDDRARDQRLVALLEKYHKSQKNRVLVFALYKVEADRLERFLQTRGWKAVSIHGNKAQSERTRSLALFKEGSCPLLVATDVAARGLDIPDVEVVINYSFPLTTEDYVHRIGRTGRAGKKGVAHTFFTQQNKGLAGELVNVLREAKQVVPADLLKFGTHVKKKESKLYGPHFKDIAADAPKAKKITFADSDD; encoded by the exons atgtctGGTAAAAAGCAAGAGCTTCCCGTCTCCGACAAACCCTTAGCCGCTGTCGAGAGTCCGATGACAGAAacgatcaagaagaagaagaagaagagtaaacACTCAGAGGAAAGTCAGGAAGTCGAAGTGCCTCAAGAGGTCACCAACGGTGAGGAGTTGAGtaacaaagagaagaagaaggagaagcgtAAGAGAGAGGAGAATGAGAtggagaacaagaagaagaaggaagctgATAAAGTTCCTGAAGATTCAGGTGTGAGCAACGGAGGAGAGAGTGAACAGAAAGTTGTCGTTACCGGAAAAGATGTGGAGGAAGCAAAGTACGCAGCTTTAACATCTTTCGCTGAATCAAAGTTGCCTGAGAATGTTCTCGATTGCTGCAAGACTTTCCAGAAGCCTTCTCCGATTCAGTCTCACTCATGGCCGTTTCTGTTAGATGGTCGTGATCTTATCGGCATTGCCAAAACTGGTTCAG GTAAGACATTGGCGTTTGGGATTCCTGCGATTATGCACATgttgaagaagaacaagaagggTAAAGGAACAAGGAACCCGACATGTCTTGTTCTTTCTCCGACAAGAGAGTTAGCTGTTCAG ATATCTGATGTTTTGAGTGAAGCTGGAGAACCGTGTGGTTTGAAATCGATTTGTGTGTATGGTGGAAGCTCTAAGAGGCCTCAAATCAACGCTATTCGATCTGGAGTT GATATTGTCATTGGTACGCCAGGTCGTTTGAGAGATCTGATTGACTCTAATGAGCTTCGTCTCTCTGATGTTTCCTTTGTG GTGTTGGATGAAGCAGATCGAATGCTTGATATGGGTTTCGAGGAACCAGTCCGGTTTATACTGAGCAAGACGAATAAAG TTCGTCAGATGGTTATGTTCAGTGCAACTTGGCCTATGGAAGTTCACAAATTGGCTCAGGAATTCATGGATCCAAACCCTGTCAAG GTAGTCATAGGTTCTGTAGACTTAGCTGCCAACCACGACGTTTTGCAAATCATCGAGGTATGTAGCGTTTTCCCTCTGCAAATCATCTCACCCCCCTTTAACAACATGTCTTTGTTTTGTCTACAAATGCAGGTCTTGGACGATCGTGCTCGTGACCAGCGCCTAGTTGCTTTACTAGAAAAATACCACAAGTCTCAAAA AAACAGGGTTTTGGTGTTTGCCTTATACAAGGTGGAAGCTGACCGTCTTGAGCGTTTTCTTCAGACAAG AGGCTGGAAAGCTGTATCTATACATGGAAACAAAGCACAGAGCGAACGTACCAGGTCTTTGGCATTGTTCAAAGAAGGATCCTGTCCGTTGCTG GTGGCTACTGATGTGGCAGCAAGAGGGCTCGATATCCCGGACGTGGAAGTTGTGATAAACTACAGTTTCCCTTTGACAACAGAGGATTATGTTCACAGAATCGGGAGAACGGGAAGAGCAGGTAAAAAGGGCGTTGCACACACCTTCTTCACACAACAGAACAAG GGTCTTGCCGGAGAGCTAGTGAATGTTCTCAGGGAAGCTAAACAAGTCGTGCCCGCTGATCTTTTGAAGTTTGGCACTCATGTAAAGAAAAAG GAATCAAAACTGTATGGACCTCATTTCAAAGATATTGCAGCTGATGCTCCAAAAGCTAAGAAGATCACATTTGCTGATTCTGACGATTAG